The following DNA comes from Brassica oleracea var. oleracea cultivar TO1000 chromosome C5, BOL, whole genome shotgun sequence.
TATATTTTGAACAGTTTATATATGTAAAATCTACGACGTTCGGAATTGGGATGGATGTAACATACATGCAAACCAGGAGAATGAGACACATTCCGATTTAGAATATAGTGTTTTGTATTGGTATATGAACTTTGGATCTTTAGCTTACACATATACACAATTGATATCTTTCTGTAATACCTTTCACCGCTTCTCGTTCTATAAGTCTGAGAGATCTCGTATATCTCATAATATTTTCAATCCATGTTACGTTGTTTCATTTTACATGATTTCCTAGTTTCTGTTGTGTTACGATCTATTATGTATCATTATTAGTATATACACCCTATCTCAATAGAAGGCTAATCAGAGAACTAGTCTTTTAACTAACCAATATATGATAATGTAGTTTTATAGAGATGTGTGTGAACGCCATGAAGAAAGAAGTAAAGAACCTAAAGATGGATTCATGTGAGGGAAATGTGTCAAGCTGGGGTATGTACACATTTTATTTGTATATATGTAGATATGTTTAAGATACATGTATATATGACGATACATAGAAAGAGAATATGGAATTGGAATAAGGAAAGAAAAAGGTTATGACGATGATGAGAAAGGCTGAGAAGTGATTCTCCATGGTTGGCCCATCAATAGCTTCCAAGGATTTTTTCACATGTTCACAACTGATGGACCCACATGATCATATATTTCATACATGTTTTTTGGTCTTTTTTTTGTTATATGAGTCGGGTCTCATCCGTCGAATCTAGTTAGATTATAATGGTGGATCGACCTATAAATTTGACTTCTTCTTTTTAGTTCGAGCCATGTATATGATGTATATTAGTATATATTCCATCTTGATTTAAATATAAGATGTTTAAGGTTTTACATATTAAAAAACAATAAATACACTATTTTAATTGTTATTTTTTTATTATATCAATAAAATTTCACCACTCATAATTTTACTTTTCAATTTATATTTAAATTTTAAAAATAAATACATTAATTATATCTCAAAACATCATACATTTGTATACAAGATAAAAATATAAAACATCTTACATTCGTATTCGGAAGGAGTATGAAACTGATGAGCTAATTATATAGAAAATGAAACTGATATATACTTATAAATGGGAAAATGTAAAAATAAGAACTCAAATAAATTGGAACATCTATATAATTTTAAAAGAAGGTCTGAACGTAGATCGGTGGCAATGAGAAGGAAAAGAGACAGTTATTTCAGTTAGAAGTGCCGCCAAAGACCAAAGGAAAAAGAGAGATTGGAACAGTTTTGGGGTAACCCAATATTCGATCTCCATGCAACCAATAGAATTCTTACACGTGTAAATACCTATTCCAGACCGACAACACTTGGAGAAGAATGGGATAATCGAGAAGGCAACTTGATGAAAGAAACACGGTTTTGTATTTAGGGAGACAATTTTCGATTGACTATTCCGGTTTACTACATAATCACCTCGTGGTCATGTTAATTACCTATTCGGTTGATGATATGTTCTTTGTAGCATACTTTATGTCTCATTTTACAACGTGTTGTTTAAAAACAGCAAATCCAAAAACTTCCAAAATATATTAACAGAGTTTCTCTACCACTCTTAAGAAAAATACAACAAATACACGTTATAAAAATGTTCTTATTAAATATTAATGTATATTATGCGAACAAAAACCTCAGAAGTGAGAACCTCTTGTTGTGTGTATATATAAATCTATAATAGAAAACTTAGAATTAGCACATTATTTATGTGTCGGACAAAATAATAAAAAAATATTCCATACAATTTAAATATTCAGATAATTCTTAATAATATTTGTTGCTTTGGGATAGGGACCTTCCCTTTTATTCACTTTTGCTCCCCTTTTTTATTTCTTATGTCTTTTCTCCTCTATATATATAACCTCCATCTCCAAACCCTCAACGAATACAAAACATTCAGTTCTTTAATAACTTCTTCTTTGTGTCTAGTCTTGATTGTCCCTCTCTTTCTTGAAGCTGATCCAAGCAAAATAATCCCTGAGAATAACTTGTATATGGCTCCTGTCTCGTTACCTCCAGGTTTTAGATTTCATCCAACCGATGAGGAGCTGATTACCTACTATCTGAAAAGAAAAATTAACGGTCTAGAAATCGAACTTGAGGTTATCGCTGAAGTTGATCTCTACAAGTGCGAGCCATGGGACTTGCCAGGTAATATTTGTATTTTCTCTGTGCATGTATGCATGAGTATAATTTATTACATTAGTACTATAAGATCTAAATCTCTTTTACAAACTAGGATATTTTAAGTTAAAGAAAAAACGTACTAGATTATACTATTATTTTTTAAATTCAACAAAACTTATTTGGATTAAGTTCACAACCTTTGTAATTAAGAATTATTATTTGTCAGTCTATAACCAATAGAAGCAAGAGAGGCTGAAGAAAAGAATAAGAATATAACAATGATGAAGAAACCCTATATATACTTTATTTTCGGCCGGAGAATAGTACATGTTTGTTCTTTGCATAATTACAATATTCATTTATTAAAATTTCAGGTAAATGTTTAAAACTGAATCATAATTTTGGGTTTCAACGGAAAATAGTGCTCATAAACATTGTTTTAAGAGAATTATTTTATTCATTTAAACTAAGCTTTTAATAAGACAAGTTATAATTGTAAACACGCCAATTGTTTAACTGAGATACTCTTGAATTTTGGATTTATTATGTATTGGCAAATTCTTATTAGATATAGTCATATAAATACACGATGTATAAAATAATGATGAATAATAAATTCAATGATAGGAAAGTCCTTGCTTCCGAGCAAAGACCAAGAATGGTACTTCTTCAGCCCACGAGACCGGAAGTATCCTAACGGTTCCAGGACAAACCGAGCAACTAAAGGCGGGTACTGGAAGGCTACGGGTAAAGACCGCCGTGTTAGTTGGAGAGACCGAGCCATTGGAACCAAAAAGACATTAGTTTACTACCGTGGACGCGCGCCACATGGTATTAGAACCGGTTGGGTTATGCATGAATATCGACTCGATGAAAATGAATGCGAGCCTTATGCATACGGCATGCAGGTTTGTCGCGTCGGCTAGCTAATTGATTCGACTAATCAATCTCTTATCGTATACTGTATACGGTATACATACACTATTAGAGGATATAGTCTAATAGATTTATCATTTTCTTCAGGACGCATATGCACTCTGTCGTGTGTTTAAAAAGATTGTGATTGAAGCTAAGCCAAGAGATCAGCATCGTTCTTACATCCATGCTATGTCAAATGTGAGTGGAAATTCGAGTTTTGACCCTTGTTCAGATCTAGAGATCAGTTCAACTACTCATCAAGTTCAAAACGCATTCCAACCTCAAATTGGAAACGGACGTTTTAATTCAAACGCCAGTAACGAAAACTGGTCACAATACTATGGTTCTTCTTATCCACCGTTCCCTACTCCATATAAGGTAATATATCACACTTTTATAAATCCATCAACATATTAAAATATAATGATCAAAGGTATATAACTATTTTAATGATGGAAATACCATTTTGTATATGTTCACGTAGGTTAATAATGAGATCGAATGCTCAATGTTACAACACAATATATGTCTACCACCGTTGCGTATAGAGAACTCTGCGGTCAGCAATTACGATTTCTATAATACGAGTACGACTCACAACAACGATCATGGCGTTTTGGAGGACTTTACTTTCGCTGCAAGTAACTCCAACCATTATAATAATACCGTTGGTGATCACGTGATCCATTTAGGCAACTATGATGAACCATTAATAATGTCAAATAATTATATGAACCAGGTATTTTATAAAACCAAGTTTTTAAAGATAGTCTTCTTTCACGTTATTTATATTTCAGCCTTACATAAACTTTTTTGCATGAAAACTTAAAAGGGTTATATCGAAGAGCAGAAGATCATATTGACTTTGGATGATAATGACCAAGATCTTGGATTTCATGGTGAGTATGATATAAAATTTTGTTTCGCATTCAAGATTGTTTAGGTATTTTTCTTATCTAACGATAACTACAACTCGCTTAATTTACAGGAGACAATACCAATATCAACATAGATATTGATGACTTCTTCTCGTTTGATATGTATAACGAGGAAAACGTAAATCGAGTAAAAGGTAACGAAGAAGACGTGAATATAAATGAAGCCGTAGATTCATCGGGATTTGAGGTGGTTGAAGAAGAAATTAGGGTTAACAACCAAATGCTCATCTCGACATATCAAACGACGAAGATTCTATATCACCAAGTCGTACCATCTCACACGTTGAAAGTTCAGATTAATCTCATTAACCACAATGTGGAAGAGAGAATATTGTTCATTGAAGAAGATAACGATTCTTGGGTACAAAGAGCTGAGAAGATCACGAAGATAAAACTAAATCTTGTTAGTTTAATAGCTCAGCAATATTACAAATATCTTACGATTTTTTTCTGATTTCTTACAATTACTGATTTTTATATACGCCCTGAAAAGAGTGGTTATATATACTGTACACTAACATATACATGTATAAATCTCATTCTTGTTATTTTTTGTTGGAATTACGTTGTAGTATAGTTATAAAATTGGAACATTCAACCAACTTAAGTGTATACACGTAAATGCCCAACAAACGATCATACATCTAATCCAGTACTAATGGATATGAGCTTACAATTTCCACAAAGTTTCTTCAGTTATTATTTTTCTTCAAAAGTTGGTCATATTAATATGCGTAGAGATCACTCAAGAAGTGTCCTAGTGGTTGTGCTCCTTTTTTCTTCTATGGATTCTCAAAAGAAACCATTAATTTAGTAATAAAATAATCCTAATTAATTTCTATGATTATCAAAAATGTCCAAATTATCAAGGCGTCTTTTTAAATAACATTATGTGATAAAGACAATAACACATGAGATTAAACTTTATTTAGGGGAGACAGAAACTGTTAAAAAAAACTTATTTGGTCCGAATACCACATCATCATCATAAACCAACAATGATACACTAGAACTTATTTAATAAGCAGCCATTTCCATAAGTTGCTTCCAAGCCGGTCTAGCCGAAATCTCATTCCACCAACGGTTAACATTCTCCCGAGACGTAACCATGCTCCCCAAACCGGCTTCATTCATTATATACCTCATACCGGGCATATGAGTCAAATCAGCCAATGAGAACTCAGCACCAGCCAAGTACCGGTTCGTAGCTAACTGGTTCTCATATACATCCAGGACCTTATCGAGCTTGACCTTTAGCTCTTCCACCAAAGCAATGTCGAACTTGGGTGTAAACACGATGTTTATAACTAAAGGTAGAACCACAACGTTGAAGTAGTTAGCCTCAACTTCCATCCACTGTTCCACGATGGCTCGTTGCTCCAAGGTCTTGCCCAATAGGTCCGTTCCTTGGTCCGCATACTTGGTCGCGTAATACCTCGATATGGCTCGTGATTCTTTAAGTTAAGAAGTATATATTAAAAAAAAAGTATTTATCTTTTCAGTAACTTCTGACTTAGTCAAGAAATAAATCGACCTTAAGTTTTAATAAATTTGGAGAGATTATCTTACCAAAAAGCTTCAGATCTCCATCTTCAATAGCTGGAACTTGACCAAACGGCTAACACAAGTATAGAACATAAGAACTACGCAAGTAGACTATATAATCAATTTGCTTTCTCTATAATAATTAGAAAAGATTACCTGACGAAGAAGATATTCTGGTTTTTTCTGCTCAAATGTATTGAGATCGACATGGATAACTTCAAACTCGATGCCCTTTTCCAGAAAACAGAGCAATACTCTTTGTGGATTACCTGCTCTTATCTGCCCAAATAGTTTGACCACCATGTTCTGATTATACATAAAGTCTATATGTAATTGTTGATATGATTTGTAGAACCATATGGTTTCTACAAATACAAATATTTTAGAAGTAAGGATAGGAGTATATAATGGTCAGTCTTTTATCTATATGTTTTTTTCAAAATCGGCTGGACCGGTGAGTAGGTGAGAAATGCAACGTGCTGTTTTCTTAAAATTCTTGTTTTTTTGTTGTTTACTAAAATAAGAAAAATATTTCCTATATATTAAAAAAAAATCGCTTGCAATAAATATCTATACTATTAAAGCAGGATCCTATTGTCCTTTTTACCTTACTCTGCTCTTTCTTTTTTAATGCTTCCTTACATTTCGAAGAATAATAAAGGGTATTTACGTGAATTACGATCAACACGTTCTGTGTCAAAGTTTTTGAAATGGCCCACGCCTGAATGTAGGCCCAAACGATTTTTCCCTAACCGATTTGTTTAAATGACCCACGGCAAGCAGATATTCAAAAATTCGGTAACAGTATAACATATCTTAACAGTATAAATTCTCTAACGATTTTCCCTTTAATGAATCAGAATATACTAGCTTGCCCATGAAGCATAATAGCTTGCCCATGAAGCATACGTAATAACTACCCAAATATTTGTTTCATTTAATTCATTTATGTTAAAAAGATATCTAAACCAACAGAATTGTAAATATTGTTAAGATATGTAAACAACCGCAAACAATATCGATCTCTAAATATTTTTTCTTGATCAATACTCTAAGGGTTTCCTATATTGAATTAAGAATATACGAGAGATATTTTTTGACCAGACATTTAGAACCATCGATTAACCTACTGCTATATGTATTGTCGGGCATTACTAATCTTTTTTTACCAGACATTTAGAACCAGGGACCAGCTCAGAGGTTTAAAACGACTGATAACATTTTCTGTAAGTCTTCATTATCCTGTAAAATTTAGTTTGCTTGAGATTGGATTGTCGGGCATTACGAATCTTTTTTTATTGTCTTAAGCCCAAGCTAACTCACAGAAACCACCCATTTCGTTAAGTTCACGCTCAATAGCTCAACGTCTTCGTTATAAGAGGAAGAGAACAACAAATTCCATTGAAGGAGAGCTAATTATGTTGTCTGATATTACCAATCAAGTTCCTTCTGGAACCACACAGACACAACAATCTTATCTCACTCCAACGCATGATGAGAGAACTAGAGCGAATACAAGAATTCATCCAACGACTACGCCTACTGGAACTAAAACAGATGACCAAGTCAAAGGAAACCCGTGTGCATCTGCTAAGATGCTAAGAAAGAACGATTCTTTTTCATGTAAGTCATGTGCTATTCAGTTAGTCCCTGTCTACGTGTTGTATTGCTCTTTACGGTTTTGGTTTTATTAAATTGTGGTTCTGATGTCATTTACCAGCACGTTCTAATCTTCACACACCACCAACTTCTTTTCCTACAAGCTCTATACCTCTATCTGATACGACCGATGTCAGTCCTTCTGTAAGGACACAAACACAAGAAGAGGTTCTAACTCCTACATTTGAATCATCTAAGTCCAGATTAACAGCTAAAGGTGATTATTATTTATGTTGTTCTGCGTTTTTTTTCTGAGAAGCCTTGGGAAGTTATCAAGATCATAACATTATGTCTGCATAATTTATAAAATCTGTTTGTTTTCAGAAAAAGGAAAAGGAAAAGCTATTGCCTCTGGGAAAAAAACAAAAACAGTTCATGGTATGTTGTTTATGTTATAAAGGGCGTATTGAATTCACTGATTATGTATACATTGTTTTGACATATTTATATATATGTATGTTTACATTGTTTTGAGGAATTTATATATCCTTCATGCTTTGTTTTATAGCAACAGAAACAGAAGGAGTTGGCCTTCATGGTGATGGATACTCGAGTGAAGAAAATGATGAATCCATATATCATGATTACAAGGGTAATTAATACGCACGAATCCTATGGATAGTTTAATGTTCTTTAATGTTAAAAATATAGAGAATAGCGAAAGAACTTAACATGAAAATTTTAAAATAAAAGAAGATTATGAAGTCGAAGGAGAACAACATTATGATTGCAGCAGTGAAGAAAGTGACACGGAGTCTGAATCAAATGTGAATTTTGACATTATGTCAAAAGAATCAGACACAGTTGGACCCTCCAAAAGGAAAACTTCTTCGAAGGGGAAAAACAGTAGGCTAAATTTTTATTTTTTTAAGTTTAATTCGTTACATTGACTGTGCTTGCCTATAATTTACCAATTAGTTTTGTTCATTTTTTTTTCCACTTTCAGGATACATCCACGAAGGTGATGCAACACATAAATGTGAGCATTGTGGGGCTATCATGTGGTATGGTGAACGCATAAACAGAAAGAGATATGCCCGTAAACCTAAATTTTCAATATGTTGTGGGCACGGTCAGGTTCAGCTGCCACTGTTAAAAGATTCCTCCGCCATATTGAAAATATTTTTGACAGAGGATGATGAAATGAGTAGATATTGTCGTGAGAATATTAGAGTTATCAACATGGTTTTCTCATTTACATCTCTTGGTGGGAAAGTGGACTGCTCTGTTAAAAAAGGTATCGGCCCTCAGATGTTTCAGCTTCAAGGAGAGAACTACCATTTGATGGGTAGTCTAAAGCCACCAAACGGTGAACCCAAGTTTGGTCAGCTTTATATTGTTGATACAGAAAATGAGATAGTCAATCTATCTGGTATTCTCGGGTAATTTTTTGATTCATAGTTTAACCAGTTTGAGAAAGTCGGTACATATAAATGAAGATTGATTGAAAAAATACCACTTTAAGTTTTTTTTTTTTAAAATCAAGTTCAATTTTATATATATAAATACTGAGAAATAAAATAAAAATAAATTAATATCATAAAAAAATACATGAACATATTACATGTCACAAAGTTTTCCAAATTTTATAAAAAAACATTAAGAGGAAAATAAATCTGCACTTTAAAAGCACGGATCAAAATCTAGTTTTCTCATTTATAATATATTGCAATTGTGATATGACAGTTTTACAATCGCTTAAAACATTAGAGTCACATTAGAGTGCTGAAGTGTCGGTTGCAAAAAGTTTTTCAGATCAAAATCGGTTTTACACCTAATGTAAAAACATTTAATATTAGTTTCTAACTATCCATCTGCCATGTCATTATCTTGTGATTGAAACTCTAATATGTTTATTATTATAGACATAAATTCTATAAAACATCATCATCGAAAGAAGCTTAAACGTGAACTCGATGAAACATGATCATCGAAATATTCACAACGAAAAAACTCAATAAAACTTCATTATCAAAATAAGCTTCTACAACTGAAAAGAGGTTGTACAAGCTTCTACTGCACGATCATTCACTAAAAATATAACTATTTCAATACTTTCAAATCCCTTTGATTTCTTTAGTCATTTTAGATATACGAACAACATAATATTTTCTTATTCTTTGTAAATGTTTCTTTTTGATTGATCAATAAATTTAAAATTTCATCAAATTTTTTTTTTAATATGTTCGTTTTTTATAATGTATTTATAATTTGTATATCTTTATATACTAATAATTAAATAAAATTACTTTTGTTAAAATAGTATAAACTAAATTACACTAGTTTTCTATAAACTGAAAACTGATAATATAAAATGTTGCCAAGAAAAAAAAACTGATAATATATAAACCGAATTAAAAAAGTAGATATGATTTTTTTTGGTAAATATTCTCAAGTAGATATGATTTTAATATGGTAACTAATTTGTATTAACCGAAAAACACAAAAACTAAACCGAAATCCGAATTACAAATTTAACATTCTTACAATGATCTCTTAGACTCATAGAGCACTTCCATCAATTAGAAACTAGGTGGGATTCTAAAAAAAAAAAAATATTCTAATTAAGTAACTAAATTTTCTTTTTTTAAAAAAAATCTAAAATGCTAGATACAAGACACGTGGAAGATTAAAGTTTAGAAGTGGTTCTAAAAACACTTGTTTTAGAACTTTTCTTTGTTTGACAAAAAAATAACTCTTATTCACTTTCTCACCTATTTTTCTTTTTTATTTCTTTATTTTTAATGGTGAGATTCTAATTGATGGTCTTAGTATAATAAAAAAAGAACAAAACTTAGGTTCACCCCATAGGGTGAACTTTTAAATTCACCTCTCATTCTAGAACCAATCAAATTGCCACGTAGATAATTAATTAAAAAATATTAAATTTATTTTAAAATAACTAAAAAAAATAATGCTAATTTTAACAACGCTGACACCGCCATCTAAACCGTAAACCCGAAATCTTAATTTTTTAACCCTAAACCGTAATTCTAAAACCCAAACTCTATACCCTAAACCCAAATCCTAAACCCTAAAACCAAACTGTATATTCTAAACCCAAATCCTAGACCCTAAACCCAAACAGTAAACCTTAAATCCAAACCTTATATCCTAAACCAAATCCTAGACCCTAAACCCAAACCGTATACCCTAAACCTAAATCTTAGACTTAAAACCCAAACCGTAAACCCTAAACCCAAACCCAAACCCTAAACCTAGATGCTATAAGGTTTGGGTTTATGGTTTGGGTTTAGGGTTTATGGTTTGGGTTTAGGGTTTAAGGTTTAGGGTTTATTGTTTGGGTTTAGGGTATACAATTTGAGTTTAGGGTATATAATTTGGGTTTAGGGTATAGGATTTGGGTATAGGGTTTAGGGTTTAGGGTTTGGGTTTAGGATTTAAGGTTTAGGGTTTAAAATTTAAAATTTAGGGTTTACGGTTTAAGTAACGGCGTTATCGGCATTAAAATTGGCATTATTCTGTTATTTTAGTTATTTTTAAATAAGTTTAATATTTTTTAATTAATTATCTACATGGCAATTTGATTGGTCATAAAAAAAGAGGTGAATTTAAAGGTTCACCCAGGGGATGAACCTAAGTCTTGTTCTAAAAAAACATTTAATCTATTTCATCCTGCACACGTCGCGAGCGAGTTACCACGTGGTCTACATAATAATTTGAGAATCTCTTGTTTATCTTGTACGGTGCAAGTGTAGGCTTGAGTTAAATAAATGAGTTAATTTAATTAACCGTAAATTCGAACTCCAGACTTGGGTGTAGAAGCTTTTACACTTTGCCTTTAAACTTTAACCATATTAGGCTACGGTGCTTCCACGATTAACTGTAATTTACAAAACGATTAAAGGAGTTACATACTTTATAACTTTTTACATTCACACGATTAAGAAGACGGAAGCTAGGAAAACATCGTCCCAGACGAAACCCGGTTCCGGTTCAGAGAAAGGAAAAGCTAAAAACTTTCCGGTTTAGGTGCGAGTGAGCAATGCCGATATATGAGCAGCCGAGAGCGTCTGGGCTCTCAGAGGCGCTCTGTTACCGGAAAGTCGCAGCGGTCTACCGTTTCCGGAGTGGAAAGCGTCGTGCACGCCTAAGTTTTGCTCCGATGCACCTCCACATCCGGAGAGCCGTCGACAGTGAATGTTCCCCCGTCGCTGCTTCAGTTTCACGTTGAAAGGATTCTCGGGTTTTGCGAGATCCTCAACTGTCAGAGCTTCCGACAAGGACGTGAATGACTGAGATTTACCTTTGTAATGTTTTGACAACCCTCTCCTGTTGTGAAAACAACAAGGTTCATTTTAACAAGATCTAAACTAACGAGCCGAAAAGAAAAACGAAAAGATTCTTGATTCTTCTTACCTTAAAGGAGATGAACTGCGACGGACCGAATCGTCAGGAGAGTTAGGAAAAGAAGACGGAGAGTTAAAACCTTCGTCTGCGTCCCTAACGCAGTTTCCACGTCTGTGTTCTTCACCCAACATAAGAGACTCCATCTGTTCTTGATAGTGCATATTTTTTTTCTTCTTGAAAGCCGCTTCTAATTGATCAAGACTTGAGAGCAGAAACAGTGGCTTTTTGTACAAAACAATCTTTACTATTATGGTGATGATGATGAACGTGTGTATATATGTCTAGTAAGCCGGTAATTAAAATTAATTGACAATTATAATTTATAAGCATACTTTATTGGTAGATTTCATGTCTAAAATATTTTTAAAACGCATATTGTTATCTAGTTGGAGAAGATACGAAGTGAATCTTCGAATTTAAAACATTATCTTGTGAGTTCATTCTGTTTCACAAGTAACATGTTCACGCCCATGAACATGGGTTCTGGTTCTGTGATTATATAAATAAAGTTTTCTGGTCGGTGTAAGATATTTTGGGACTGGTTGTGACCGAAACGTGACACATGAAAAGAAGCGAGAATTGGACGGAGGTTGGATACATGGTACGTGGTGGGTGCATGATTGATAAGCAAACTTTATTTCAAGCATTTATGTACGACGGCCCCCTTGGCACATGAACGATTTTTTCAACCAAAAAAAGGATATAGCGAATTTATGAGCTACGCAAATCGAATCAACTAAAGTGTCTATTAACATAGGCAGTAGTACTAAAACACTCGGGGTCATGTATATAAATTACATGCGAAAATATTATGTTAGTGGTACACAAATCACTATCACTACAACCTTTACATATTTAGTCAATCATCATCTCAAATTATAAAAACATTAACACAAACATATAAGTTCGCTATACTTGTCAGTAAACGAAGAACTAGGTTATGCCTTCCCCACTCAGGCCCTAGTATGGTTTTGTTGTGTCACTAACGAGAAAAAAATTGGATATGAGTCTGGCGTCTCTATCATACTACTTAAGATTCCAGATACATCATGAACACATAAGAAGCAGTCTTAGTTTCACAATGAAATCAGAAACCAAATATCGAGCTCAACTAAAACAAACAATGTACTTACCTGATTATCAAAACTGCATCCTAAGCTCTAACTAATAGACATCAATAGCATAATAAAAAAACCACAATGTGTGACATAGGATCAACCAATGCTAATCTCAATTAATTAAAATATTATGAGCCAATCAAAACTCAAAATCTCAATCTGTTTAAGCAAACAAGCATATAAAAGTAGCAACGATTAGGTCCTTCAATGTCCAGAAGATAAACGCACAAACAAAACACACAAGATACTCCAAAATCAAAACGGCATCGCACTAAATTGGACCTGAGACGAAAGACGATGGATCAATCCTTGTTCTTGAGCCTCTCAACCCTCTGGCTAAGCTGCTCGATCTTGACCACCAGATGAGTGACCGAGAAGAGGATCCAGTAGAACACGAGCGCCGCCGCGATGAGGATCGCGTTCCTCTGGGATTTCATCATCGATTTCTGGTGGCGGAGGTGCTCGGAAGGCGTGCAGGAGTCTCCGTCGCACGAAGGCATCGTCTCGTACTTCCAGTAGATGTCCATCAGCAGGAAGAGGCAGAACGGGACGATGGATAGAAACGGTTTCAGGAGGTTGCGCGTGACGGCGACGAGCCCCTTGCGGAGTCCGTCTAGCCCCGGCATCGTCAGGAGCACGATCATG
Coding sequences within:
- the LOC106294472 gene encoding uncharacterized protein LOC106294472 — encoded protein: MALEWVVLGYAAAAEAIMIVLLTMPGLDGLRKGLVAVTRNLLKPFLSIVPFCLFLLMDIYWKYETMPSCDGDSCTPSEHLRHQKSMMKSQRNAILIAAALVFYWILFSVTHLVVKIEQLSQRVERLKNKD
- the LOC106294469 gene encoding glutathione S-transferase F11; translation: MYNQNMVVKLFGQIRAGNPQRVLLCFLEKGIEFEVIHVDLNTFEQKKPEYLLRQPFGQVPAIEDGDLKLFESRAISRYYATKYADQGTDLLGKTLEQRAIVEQWMEVEANYFNVVVLPLVINIVFTPKFDIALVEELKVKLDKVLDVYENQLATNRYLAGAEFSLADLTHMPGMRYIMNEAGLGSMVTSRENVNRWWNEISARPAWKQLMEMAAY
- the LOC106293716 gene encoding NAC domain-containing protein 45-like, yielding MAPVSLPPGFRFHPTDEELITYYLKRKINGLEIELEVIAEVDLYKCEPWDLPGKSLLPSKDQEWYFFSPRDRKYPNGSRTNRATKGGYWKATGKDRRVSWRDRAIGTKKTLVYYRGRAPHGIRTGWVMHEYRLDENECEPYAYGMQDAYALCRVFKKIVIEAKPRDQHRSYIHAMSNVSGNSSFDPCSDLEISSTTHQVQNAFQPQIGNGRFNSNASNENWSQYYGSSYPPFPTPYKVNNEIECSMLQHNICLPPLRIENSAVSNYDFYNTSTTHNNDHGVLEDFTFAASNSNHYNNTVGDHVIHLGNYDEPLIMSNNYMNQGYIEEQKIILTLDDNDQDLGFHGDNTNINIDIDDFFSFDMYNEENVNRVKGNEEDVNINEAVDSSGFEVVEEEIRVNNQMLISTYQTTKILYHQVVPSHTLKVQINLINHNVEERILFIEEDNDSWVQRAEKITKIKLNLVSLIAQQYYKYLTIFF
- the LOC106294471 gene encoding uncharacterized protein LOC106294471; amino-acid sequence: MHYQEQMESLMLGEEHRRGNCVRDADEGFNSPSSFPNSPDDSVRRSSSPLRRGLSKHYKGKSQSFTSLSEALTVEDLAKPENPFNVKLKQRRGNIHCRRLSGCGGASEQNLGVHDAFHSGNGRPLRLSGNRAPLRAQTLSAAHISALLTRT